From the genome of Rhineura floridana isolate rRhiFlo1 chromosome 7, rRhiFlo1.hap2, whole genome shotgun sequence, one region includes:
- the LOC133389718 gene encoding uncharacterized protein LOC133389718 translates to MAAATPRGGPLRQKAPEAARPAGSGGGNNEGSVPACLPALLFPFPRSLGRPLKPGGRLLRARQASRSPSLACLVQLPGPSAASERKLRPPQRLLRLRRPRLLPSAAASLAERARGYLRAWLRSTPGLVAPLASETLPPPAGQPHAHPRSPLTRPALPPTAPHDYGGCNANAQPGHESYLSEVASAFRKNVFKAPIQYMPPQKEAPLGPAGLTPRLAQMELQLLFAEGLGCT, encoded by the exons ATGGCCGCCGCCACTCCTCGCGGAGGACCCCTCAGGCAAAAGGCTCCAG AAGCGGCCCGTCCCgccggcagcggcggcggcaacaACGAAGGCagcgtgcctgcctgcctgcccgccttGCTTTTTCCCTTCCCTCGCTCGCTCGGGCGGCCTCTCAAGCCAGGGGGGCGGCTCCTGCGGGCCAGGCAGGCCTCGCGCTCCCCGTCTCTCGCCTGCCTTGTTCAACTGCCAGGTCCCAGCGCCGCCTCAGAGCGTAAACTCCGGCCGCCGCAGCGCCTCCTGAGGCTGAGGCGTCCTCGGCTCCTCCCCTCCGCGGCGGCTTCTCTGGCCGAGCGAGCGAGGGGCTACCTCCGTGCCTGGCTGCGCTCGACGCCGGGCCTCGTCGCCCCTCTCGCCAGCGAaaccctccccccgcctgccggCCAGCCACACGCACACCCTCGCTCGCCTCTCACCAGGCCGGCGCTCCCGCCCACCGCCCCTCACGACTATGGCGGCTGCAACGCAAACGCACAGCCCGGGCACGAGAGCTACCTCAGCGAGGTGGCTTCTGCTTTTAGAAAAAACGTTTTTAAGGctccaatccaatacatgcctccTCAGAAAGAAGCTCCATTGGGTCCagcgggacttactcccag GCTTGCCCAGATGGAGCTGCAGCTTCTGTTTGCAGAAGGACTTGGGTGTACCTGA